Proteins encoded together in one Oncorhynchus tshawytscha isolate Ot180627B unplaced genomic scaffold, Otsh_v2.0 Un_contig_2795_pilon_pilon, whole genome shotgun sequence window:
- the LOC112258828 gene encoding calponin-1, with protein sequence MSKNFKGGPSFGLSAEVKSKLAQKYDPQKEEELRLWIQDVTGKKIADPFMENLKDGVILCELINTLQPGSVRKINTSPQNWHQLENIGNFVRAITVYGMKPYDLFEANDLFENTNYTQVQSTLITLAGIAQSKGFHSKHDMGVKYATAHQRCFAPDMLKEGRNVIGLQMGTNKLASQKGMTSYGTRRHLYDPRGGMENPLDQSTISLQMGTNKGANQSGMTAPGTRRHIYDKSLGLEECDTSTVSLQMGTNKMASQQGMTTYGLPRQVYDNKYCSNPDEFINNGERAEFDGTMYYD encoded by the exons ATGTCAAAGAATTTCAAAGGTGGACCATCCTTCGGACTTTCTGCCGAGGTCAAAAGTAAG TTGGCCCAGAAGTATGACCCCcagaaggaggaggagctgaGGCTGTGGATCCAGGACGTAACAGGCAAGAAGATCGCTGATCCTTTCATGGAGAACCTAAAGGATGGGGTCATCTTGTGCGA ACTTATCAACACACTTCAGCCAGGATCTGTGAGAAAGATTAACACTTCCCCTCAAAACTGGCATCAG CTGGAAAACATTGGCAATTTTGTACGAGCCATCACAGTTTATGGTATGAAGCCATACGATTTGTTTGAGGCCAACGACCTGTTTGAGAATACCAACTACACCCAGGTCCAGAGCACGCTCATCACCCTGGCTGGAATT GCCCAGTCCAAAGGTTTCCACTCCAAGCATGACATGGGAGTGAAGTATGCAACAGCACACCAGCGCTGTTTCGCCCCAGACATGCTGAAGGAAGGGCGCAATGTCATCGGCCTGCAG ATGGGTACCAACAAACTTGCCAGCCAGAAGGGCATGACATCTTATGGCACGCGGCGTCACCTGTATGACCCGAGGGGGGGAATGGAGAACCCTCTGGACCAGTCCACCATCAGCCTCCAGATGGGCACCAATAAGGGTGCCAACCAG tcTGGCATGACGGCCCCTGGCACCAGGAGACACATCTATGACAAGAGTCTGGGCTTGGAGGAATGCGACACCTCCACCGTCTCACTGCAGATGGGCACCAACAAGATGGCGTCCCAACAGGGCATGACCACATACGGCCTCCCTCGGCAGGTCTACGACAACAAGTACTGCTCCAACCCTGATGAATTCATCAACAACGGGGAGAGGGCTGAGTTTGATGGTACTATGTACTATGACTAA